From Geotalea uraniireducens Rf4:
TTCGGCCTCACCGTTCAGCACCTGCAGGACATTGAAGATTGCCGGACCGTCGGCGCCACCCACCGGGTGCTTCTTGGGGATGCTGCCGGTGGCCACAATCACCACGTCGGGCTTCTCGGCCAGGAGCTGTTCGGTGGTCGCCTCAGCGCCAAGCTTGACGGTCACGCCGGCTTTGTCCACCTGACTCTTCTCGTTGCGGATGATGACGCCGAACTCGTCGCGGCCGGTCCCCTTCATGGCGGTCACCACCTGCCCACCCAGGCCCTCGTTCCGATCGATGAGGGTGACCTTGTGGCCGCGGCGGCCGGCCATCTTGGCGGCCCACATGCCGGCCGGGCCACCGCCGACGATGGTCACATTTTTCTTCACGCTGGCCTTTTCCAGGGTACCTTCACCCCACTCCTTTTCCCGGCCGACAGCCGGGTTCTGGACGCAGCCGAGCGTCTTGTTCATGCCGATCCGGCCGATGCACCCCTGGTTGCAGGCGATGCAGTAGCGGATGTCTTCCAGCCGACCTTCCTGCGCCTTCTTCGGGAGGAACGGGTCGCAGATGAGTCCCCGGCACATGCCGATCATGTCGGCCTGGCCGTTGGCCAGCACCTTCTCGGCCATGACCGGGTCGTTGATCCGGCCGGTGCAGAAGACCGGCAGCTTGATCCGCTCCCGGATGCCGGCAGCCAGCGGGATGGTGTAGCCGAGCGGGGTGTGCATGGAGCCTTCCACCAGGTAGAGGTTGTAGAAGGTGGCAATGGAGAGGTCCATGAAGTCGATAAGTCCCGAGGCCTCGAAGCGGGCGCAAATTTCCTGCACCTGGGCCAGGTCCAGGCCGCCTGGAATCATCTCGTCGGCGCACATCCTGATGCCGAGGGTGAAGTCGTTCCCCACCGCCTTGCGGACCGCAGCGATGAACTTGAGCGGTGCCCGCATCCGGTTCTCCAGGCTCCCGCCGTACTCGTCGTTGCGGAAGTTGGTGAGCGGCGACAAGAACTGGCGAGCCAGACTGGAATGGCCGAACTGCAACTCGATCCCGTCGAATCCACCTTCACGGACGTGAATGGCACTCTTGGCAAAATAGCGGGCCACTTCCTCGATATCCTCCGGTTCCATTGCCTTTGGCGTCTCCCGGAACAGGACATCCGGAATCGGCGACGGTGCCCAGACCGGCAACCGGGAGATGCTGCCGTCACCCTGCTGGCCGTTGTGGTTCAACTGGGCGAAGATCTTGGCGTCATACTGGTGCACGTAGTCGGTGATCTTCTTGAAGCCGGGAATCACCTCTGCATGGTAGACATCGATCAGCTTCTCGTAGGCCATGTCGGTCGGATGGACCGTCAACTCCTCGGTGATAATGAGACCGGCCCCCCCCTTGGCCCTCTCGCCCCAGTAGTACATCTGCCGTTCGCTGGGAAGATTGCCTATCGCCAGGTTGGTCAGGTGCGGCTGGAAGGAAATGCGGTTCTTCACCTCGGTCGTACCCAGCTTGAGGGGTGAAAACAGATTCGGGAACATCATGATTAGTGGCTCCTTGAAGATTTATCAGGCGGCCTGCGCCGCTTTATTCGCGTCGGCAATGGAGGTCACGCAGCGCTCCAGGCACTCCGGGTCTCCGCCGTTGATGTCGTTTTTCAGGTGCCAGGCAACGGCCGGACAGCCGCCGTGGCACTGGTCGAAGCGGTTGCACTCCTCGCAGGAGTGGATCCGCAGGGAACGGAACGAGTCGTATATTTCCGAGCTGTCCCAGATCTCCTGGAAGCTCTGCTCCCGGAGCGAACCGGCCTTGAACCGGTCAGTCTGAAGAAAGGCACAGGGGTACATGTTGCCAGTGGGACCAACACAGCAGGTCAGCTTGGCCGCACCGCAGAGGTTCAAGCCCAGCCCCTGCCGCTCCTGTGAGGTCAGGGAGAAGAAGCTGTCGCCGGTCCGAACATCGCCGCTCTTGGCCAGCCAGTCGGAGAATGCGAGCAGCTGGGCCGGTGTCGGCCGGAGTTCTTCCCAGTTGTCCGCCCCCCGCCCGGACGGACGGAAGCGGCTCACCCGCAGCGACACGCCGAGGGAGTGTGCCATCTCGTACATGGCCGGGATCTGGCTGGCGTTCTGGGTAGTGAGAACAGTATTGATGCTGGTCGGGATCGAGGTGGCGGCCAGAAGTTTGATCGCCTCGATGGCCTTGTGGTAAACACCTTTGCCGCGGATGGCGTCGCAGGTTTCCGCTGTGGCACCATCCATGCTGACCTGGATGGCAACCAGCCGGGTCGTGGCCAGACGGGCGACCCGCTCGGCATTGAGCAGGGTCCCGTTGGTGGAGATGCAGGTCATGATGCCCCGGCCATGACAGGCGACCAGGATCTCTTCAAAATCGGGACGGAGAAACGGTTCGCCGCCGCCGAAATTGATCTGGAAGACTCCGGCCTGGTGGACTTGCTCCACCAGGTCGAGGGCTTCGGCCGTGGAGAGCTCGCCAGCGGCGGGCTCTCCGGAAGACGAAAGACAGTGGGTGCAGCGGAGGTTGCAGGCCAACGACACTTCCCAGGTCAAGTTCACCGGGGAACGAAGCCCCAGTTCGACATATCTATTGCTCACGGAGAAACCCCTTTTCTAGAAGTTGGGTAACGAATTTCTGTAATGCCCGCTTCTGGTTGTCGGTCAGTCCCTCGGGGAGTTCATCCCTGTTGCGGACGGCCCCGTAGAAGTCTGCTGGAAGCAGCTTGCCGGTCTCGGCAAAGAGAAGGCGCGGCCCCCGTGAATCATAAAAAAGGAGGCCAAACCCTTCCTGCCGCACGCGACAAGCGGGGTGAAGTCGTATGCCTGCGCCTGCCGCTGCCATGTTAGTAAACCCCGCAGATGCCGTCGATTGCGAGCTCTTCAACCTGGATCTCTTCCAGAATCCGTGGCTCCTCATTACATGTTTCGTTTGTCTGTTTTTCAGTTTCCATTTTTCTTCTCCTTTAGAGTGTTCTTTTCTGCGCAGATTTCGTTGCGCGTTTTATATACGGTATTATGCAACGCCGATGCCAAAAAATAAAACAACGATTTATACGTAAATTCCATGGCATTAGCAACAGGCAAATATGGCAGATTTCCATCGAATTGTGGAGAAATGGGGCAACCCATAAGAAAAGAACGTGTCCGCACCATAGCTTGATTGTCGACTTTCTCCACAACGGGGATTTTATCTACACTATAATAAACCTGTGTTTTGATTTTATAGGTAGCACCATACTAAAATGGGAAAATCGCAATTTAAATTTACCCGGCAGCGGCAATAAAAGGCTCGCCCGCGATGGCGGCTTGGCACCATGCCGCGGGACCGGATTCTGTCGAAAAGGCGCTAAGGGAGCTGTTCTTTGGAGATCAAGGATAAGTTGTCAGGCGGTTTTCGGAGCTTAATATTGAGAGAGGAATCAGGGAAGATGGCTGCAGGACTCAGCGCTATATATGCAGGAATTGAAATATTTGGCAGGCTTTCGGAGGGCGGTACGCCCATGTCATCCGAAGTACTTCCTGATGCAGGCCCCCAGCTTCCCCCGCAACAGTCCCTCATCCTCGCGGCAGAGCTCTTCGTAAAAGGACGCGGCATGTTCCAGAAAAAGATCCGCAATGGCCGGATCGAAGTGGGTTCCCCTTGATTCCCGGATAATCCCTGTCGAAACGTCGAAGCTGAAAGGTTTTTTGTAGGGACGCCTGGAGGTAAGGGCATCAAACACATCAGCTACGGCAAATATGCGTGCGTTGAGCGGAATGGCTTCCGCCGTCAGCCCCCCCAGGTAACCGCTACCGTCAAATTTCTCATGATGGCAGCGAACCACATCAACCGCATCCTTCAGCCAGTCATAGCTACAGACAATGTCCTCGCCGTGCCTCACGTGGGTCTTCATTATCTCGAATTCCTCATCGGTCAACTTTCCCGACTTGAGGAGGATCGAATCCGTGATGGCGATCTTTCCCACATCATGCAGGAAGGCCCCCTTGATCAGCCCCTGCATGGCAGTGTTCGAGAGCCCTAACTTCTCCCCGAGGCGTACCGAGTAGATCGTCACCCGGTAGTTGTGGATATTGGTGTCGCTGTCTCGTTTGGCGATGGCACTTCCCAGCACCTCCAACATACCGATATTAGCCTGCGCCAGAATGTGCGAGTAATCGATGAGTTTGCGGTTGAGCCGGATTATGAGCGGATACAGCGATAAGCTTGTCACGAAAATTACCAGCACAAGCAAGATGAGAGACCAGAGGGTTTGGCGTTTTATCTGCGTTATGATCTCTTCGGGCGCATGATAAATCCCTTCCATGTAACCGAGTTTGGTTCCCGTGCGGCTATTAATCGGGACAAATACCCTCAGGTAGGTCTCATTGCCCACCATCATCTTCTGGCGGCGCACTCCCCCCTTCCGGGCAAAGTCGGAAGTATGCTTGGGAAGCCTGGTTTCCACCGCTTTGGCAGAAGGTTTTACCACCTCGGCGATTTTGTTCGAGCCGGCGTCATAGAATTCGACCACGATGAAGTTGCCGCGGTCAAATATGTCATGAATCTTACGGTTGAGAAGCGCAAGGGTCTGCCCGGAAGGGAATCCCAGATAGGTGGTAAACTCGGCGGAGTAGTTCGCGGCCTCGGTTTCGGCCATATTAACAACGTGATTGTCCAGTCGGGCATTGCCGAAATAATGGACCAACCCGCCGATCAATACCGACAAGACGAGCCAGACGGCCGCAAGCCTGAGTATCAGCCAGCGGTGGAGGTTATCAAACATTTATGGGTGCCCTCCTCATGTTTCCGGTTGTTTGGAGAAGGCGAGCAGACCGGCCGTCAGGATCCGGCCCCCCCGTTCTTCTGGAGAAACGCGGCGAACTCCATGTCGATGCGGCTGATATGTTGAATCAACCAGGCGACCAGTGTCTGGTTTGTCTGGATAACAAGCGGCAACGTTGCCCCTTCCCTCCTGAACTGGGATTCCAGCCGATCAACGTCCTCGGTGAAGCGTGTGTGCTGCGCTTTGTGCGCATCATACCCGGGGTAGTTATGCCTGAGCTGGAGCCGCTCCTCGGCGGCAAAATGGGATTTGATATAGTCATCGAGAAACAGCAGGAGCCGCAGCACCTCATCCCTCCCTTTACCTTCGTTGCATGCGCTCAGCAGGGAGTCGAACCGGCTGAACAGCTCTTTGTGCTGATTGTCGATTTCCGCCACCCCGGTCGCCAGATTGTTATTCCATTCGATAGACATGTAGTTCCTCCTTGTTTGGTTTATTAAATTGATTCGTTCCTAGGTACGACATGTTTCCAGTTTACAAGATCGAGCCAGAAATATTCCTTCTGCGACAACTTCAGGAAGGCGGCCACCACCTCCGGCATGAACATTCCTCCGGACTGAGCCTCGATCTGCCGGCAGATACGTTTCCTCTGGCCGAGAATGTTTCCCGATGTGCGCAGCAGCACCGCCACCCTGTCGGCCAGGTGCAGGATATGACTACCGAAAGGCGCCCCGCCACCCTGCCGTGGCCGGCCGTCGCCGTCATCCGACCTGACATGGTGGAAACGGATTATGTCTGCCACGCCGGCTAGCGGCTCAAAGCTGCTCAGCAGGCGCCACCCCATCTCGGCATGGCTATGGGGATTGTGAAATTCGAACTGCATGGTTTGCATCCGCTCCTGACCGGATAGTGCACCGATGTCATGAAGCTTGCCGGCCAGAAGCAGCTCGTTGCGATGCTTCTGCGGCAACCCCAGCTGGGCGGCCACGCTGTAGGCCACATAGGCGACCCGTTGGTGGTGATTGAAGAGCGCGGGGTTTACCAGATCAATAACGTCCGACAGACAGGTGATCAGATCGGAAAGCTGGATGTGCACTTTCTTTTTAACGAGCATGGGGCATTCTCTTTTTATCTGTCGCAGAAAAGCACCGCCCAGCGGCTTTATCGTGCGGTATTATTTTTAACAGGCCCAAAAATGACCAAAAAGGTCGTTTTTGTCAACATATTTCCTGCCAGGATTAAGGCACTTGATTTTTTGCAGAGGGGTTTTGCCTGGAATTGCTGAAAACGAACCTTTTTCATTTGTAAAAACTCCCCGCTGCCTTGACACCTCAAGATTAAATTTTTTCCATTTGCACAGCAACGGTCTAATGGTAGATTATTAAATGATTGAAGTTAAAACGTTTTAAACAAAAGCCACATAAAGAAAATACTCGCTCTGATATTTATTATATCGGCTTGCTCCTGTTTTTCTTTAGACTTGCGTCGGCAGGAACGGTGTGGGCGGAGGAGGCAAAAATGACCCGGAACGTATCCATGGATGAACTGGTGAAGTACGAAGTGCAGACCGCCATCAGTATGCTGGAGGCACTCCATGACAAAGTCCTGAAAAAGGAACTTTCCATGGAACAGGCAGAGAAACTGGGTGCCGACCTGTTGAGGAACCTTCGATACGGAGACAAGAACGAGGGGTATTTCTGGGCCGACACGCCGGAGGGTGTAAATGTCGTTCTGTACGGCAGGAAGGATGTAGAGGGGAAGAGCAGGTACGAAGCCAACATTATGGGAGTGGATTACGTCAAGGAGATTATAGCCAAGGGGTTGCAGCCGAACGGCGGATTCTCGGATTACTGGTTCACGAAAATGGGCGGAACGGAGTTAGTGCCGAAGCGCGCATATACCCTCCAGTTCAAACCGTTCGGATGGATTGTCGGAACTGGATACTATCCTTAATCCGGCCCACCGCGTGATGCCCAGCCGTACGCGAAAGGAGAGTCCGTCCGCAAGCCGGACGGGCTCTCCTTTTCCAGCAGTCTCTCTGCTTCCTGAGGGGGCTTATTCCAATTTCAAATCAAGGATGAAATCAGGTCTTGACGAATGTGAATTCGGTGGCCGGCTCGATAAGGGCCAGTACCTGCGGGCTGGTCGGCAGCCCCGTGCTGTCCGGCTGTTCCCTGCCGAGGAGCTGTTAATGAATAGCATGGTCAAAATTGCGCTCTGATTTAGGTCAGATTTGGCCGAACTGATTGAGCTAAACCGCAGACGTAGCACGGCTACGTTGAGGATTTGGCGATTGAAGATCGGCTAAAGATGACCTGAAGATGAGATGCAAGATGCCCATATTATTTGTTTACAGTTCCTTTCTTGTGACTGGCCGGCAAAAGCACCGTAAACTGCGTTCCTTCTCCGGGCCGGCTTTCCACCTGGATCTCGCCGCCATGACGCTTGATGATATTATACGTCAGGGCCAGGCCGAGGCCGATCCCCTTGCCGACCTCTTTGGTTGTAAAGAAGGGGTCCCAGATCCGGTCGATCTTATCCTGTGCGATACCGCAGCCGGTATCACGGATCCTGACGGAAACCGTCGTGTCATCCAGGTTCTCCGTCGTCAATTCCACCAGACCGGTCCCTTTGATCGACTGGTGGGCGTTTATCAGCAGGTTCATGCAGACCTGCCGCAATCCGGACGGATCACCCAGGACAGAGTGGAGGTCTTTGCTCAGATGGGTAACGACTTCAATCTGTCGATAGATCTGCTGGTGCCGCAACAGCTCAAGAATTTCCAGCAGGACCACGTTCATATCCACCTCGACAGCAGAACCGTCCGATTTCCTGCTGAAACTGAGCAGGTGGTCGATGATCCCCTTGCAGCGGTAGGACTCCCGGACGATTACTTCGAGGTAGTGCGGAAAGACATCCAGCCGGCAATCATCTTTCAAGGCCGGTTCGTCACGGAAACGCCTCAAAAGCCCTTCTGCGTAGCCCGCTATCGAGGTGAGAGGGTTGTTGATTTCATGGGCGATTCCGGTGGCAAGCACGCCGATGCCCGACATTTTTTCGGTCTGGATCAGATGCATTTCCTGCAATCTTTTTTCCGAGATGTCCCTGAAAAAGACGAGTGCCCTGTTTTTCTCTCCCAGTGCGTCTTTGATGGGGGTGGCGGTTATGTCAAAATACAGGGTTTTTTGCCCTTCCCGTACGGAAACCTGAGACGTCTCCACCCGCTCGCCCCGGAGAGCCCTTTCGACGGGACAAAGTTGCGGCATGGATGGAGTTTCCGGATGAAAGATGTCCCGGCAGGATTTCCCTGGAAGTATCTCCTTGGGATATAACTGCGGACTAATGAGATTATGATGCTGGATCAGGCCGTCATGGTCGTAGACCGTGATACCGTCGCTGATCGAGTCGAAGATCGCCTGAAGTTCGTTAGTTTTGTTTCTCAGCTCGACTTCGGCCTGTTTCCGCTCAGTGATATCCTGGGTCGTGCCGTAGAGCCGCACCACCTTGCCGGCACTGTTCACCGACGGCTCGACGATGGAATAGACCCACCGGCAGCTGCCCTCGCCGAACTGCAGGCGGTGTTCGATCTCATAGCTCTTGCCATGTTCGACACCCAGCCGCAGGTGCCACATGACGTTCTCACGATCTTCGGAATGTACCACGCTGGCAAAGGACTCCTGGGTGGCCTCGTCGCGGCTGAGATGCATGATGCGCAGCAGTTCGTCGGAGGCCTTCACCTCTGAGGTGGTCGGGTCGAAGCTCCAGGAGCCCACGTGGGTCATGGACTGGGCCTTGGCCAGGTTGTATTCGCTCTCCGACAGGGCCCGTTCGGCCAGTTTCTTCTCGGTTATGTCCACCAGCACGGCCAGACACTCTTCCCCCGATTCGGTGACCATGGCCTCAATACGCACAAATAGCGGCTGTTTGTCTCGCTGCGCAAGACCCAGCCGGCAGGTTTCCTTGCCTTGGCTGCAGAAGACCGTGGCGAGATAATTGACGAATACGAACCACTCATCATCGGCTACGAATTCCCCGAAACGCCTGCCCACCAGATCATTACGTTCGACACCCAAAAGGCGCACACCGGTCAGGTTGACCGACTGAATAACTCCTTCACGGTCGAAAGTAAAATAACCTACCGGAGCAAAATCGTAAAGCAGGGCGTACTTGTTCCTTGATGCCTCCAGTTCCTCCTGGAACTTGCGCAATTCCTCGATCTTCGTCTCCAACTCGAGTTGGTGAGCATGATTTTCACGGAATTGTTTCAAAGTTTGGTCACCTTATCATCTTCTTGTAGTTCACTCCAAGGGCGTCGGCGGTCCAGATGGAGACTCGACCATGGCGACGGTTACGGGAAACCAGGAGGCAGGATAGTTTGCCTTCGGCGGTGGCCGTTGTCACCAATGGCTGCGCCCGCCAGGGTCGAAACTCGGCTGACTGCCGCCACTTGTACCACGCTTATAGTAGTCCTTGGAATCATAGGTTTCCGCTGCTTTGGCTTCCTGCAGGCGTTTTTTGTCAATCGGATCTGCCCGGTCGGCATATATGTCTCGCAGCAGGTTTTCGACGACCATGCTCAGATCTTCCACCGTTTTTACTACCTCCACCTTGTCGCAATATGCGCCGTAGATATCCATCAGACAGTCGCCGCGACTCCAGGTATCACGATCTTCCGGGGTAAGCCAGAGCATATAGCGGGCCTTCTCGCGGATCTCGTCCAGCACCCAGTCGTTGGCCTCGTCGTAGTTGTTGCGTGCATCTCCCAGGATGATAAAGGCCGGTCTCCCCCGCAGGTTTTCCAGATACCTTTTCTTGAAGTTCAGAAACACCTGGCCGAAACTGCTATTTTCATCCAGATCAACGATGTCCCCCTTGTCAATGGTTTCCATCAGGTCGTTGACAGGCATGTTTGCCAGCATTTCTGTGATTTCCGCCACTTCCCGATTGAAGATGAAACTGCGGACATCCAGCATCTGATTATGCAGGGTATGAAGAAGCAGCAGCATGAAGCGGGAGGCATGGCTCACGGAAAAGCTGACATCACACAGAACCACCAGTCGCGGTTTTTCCCTCCGTTTTCGACGTAATGCCACCTGGAACGGCACCATGTCGTGACGGTAATTTTTCTGGATCGTCTTGATGACGTGGAGTTTTCCGCGATTCTGATTATTCTTCATCCGTTTCATATCTTTGCGCAGACGCAGCATCATGCGGGAAACCACGTCCTGCATGGCGGCCTGCTCTTCAGGCGTAAAGGTGACGCCCCTGTTGGTGCTGTTGCTCTTGTTAAGCTCGATCGTGAGCGGATTCTGCGTATAGCGTCGCGACGGCCGGGGCGCTTTCGACTTTCCGCGGTACCCCTTCATCTGGACAACTATTTCAATACCATCCGTGTCGTCCGGATCAATCTCTGTCAGGCTTTTCAGCTCGGCTAAATCTTCCGGATTGATATCGCTGTCAAGTTTGAGCAGCGGGCCGTTCTCATCGTGATCGTCACCCGGCAGTTGGTCGAGGTAGTTGAATTCCCCCTCCATGCCGATGATGGCGGCGTCCATGAGATCGGGAATATCGACGTCCGGGTCGACAGACTGGAACCGGCTGAAAAAACGGTTGAAGACCTCATTGAATACCGGAATGTCATTGACATTCTTCACCAGAGTCAGACGCAGGAGCCGCCGGGTCAACCGGCGCCGTTCCATTCCGGCCAGCGCCAGGGCCTGGACCGCATCCAGGCTTTCACCTGGTGATACGCGGATGCCGCTTTCACGAAGAGCGGCGACGAAACGGGTGATTATTCGTTCCATGGCTAGCTCATTTCCTGCACAGCCAGTTCCGTAACCTTCTGCAGGTCTGTCTGGTGTTTGGCAATCACGCCGACGGTATTGGCTACCACCTCCGGTGTAAGCTGTGTCGCCTTCATGATCGAAAGCACCTGTGCCCAGTCAAGGGTTTCGGAAACACTGGGGGGCTTGCGCAGATTCAGTTCGCGGGCCTTACGCAGGAATGCCACCATCTGCTGTGCCAGATCCCCGCAGAGGTCGGGGAATTTTGCCCGGACGATCGCTACTTCCCGCTCCAGC
This genomic window contains:
- a CDS encoding mycofactocin system FadH/OYE family oxidoreductase 2 encodes the protein MMFPNLFSPLKLGTTEVKNRISFQPHLTNLAIGNLPSERQMYYWGERAKGGAGLIITEELTVHPTDMAYEKLIDVYHAEVIPGFKKITDYVHQYDAKIFAQLNHNGQQGDGSISRLPVWAPSPIPDVLFRETPKAMEPEDIEEVARYFAKSAIHVREGGFDGIELQFGHSSLARQFLSPLTNFRNDEYGGSLENRMRAPLKFIAAVRKAVGNDFTLGIRMCADEMIPGGLDLAQVQEICARFEASGLIDFMDLSIATFYNLYLVEGSMHTPLGYTIPLAAGIRERIKLPVFCTGRINDPVMAEKVLANGQADMIGMCRGLICDPFLPKKAQEGRLEDIRYCIACNQGCIGRIGMNKTLGCVQNPAVGREKEWGEGTLEKASVKKNVTIVGGGPAGMWAAKMAGRRGHKVTLIDRNEGLGGQVVTAMKGTGRDEFGVIIRNEKSQVDKAGVTVKLGAEATTEQLLAEKPDVVIVATGSIPKKHPVGGADGPAIFNVLQVLNGEAELGQNVCLIDYDGHQRATATAEFLANQGKKIDMITSSLFICAELGPTQDLYSSRQRLLQKGVTFTPDIAVMEVGGEAGAKTVKGFNVYSNVWFDWGPYDSIVLVMGQQVEEDLYMSLKGKVPELYRIGDCVAPRKVDMAIWEGHKIGREI
- the mftC gene encoding mycofactocin radical SAM maturase (MftC is a radical SAM/SPASM enzyme that catalyzes the first two steps in biosynthesis of the electron carrier mycofactocin from the terminal Val-Tyr dipeptide of the precursor peptide MftA.) codes for the protein MSNRYVELGLRSPVNLTWEVSLACNLRCTHCLSSSGEPAAGELSTAEALDLVEQVHQAGVFQINFGGGEPFLRPDFEEILVACHGRGIMTCISTNGTLLNAERVARLATTRLVAIQVSMDGATAETCDAIRGKGVYHKAIEAIKLLAATSIPTSINTVLTTQNASQIPAMYEMAHSLGVSLRVSRFRPSGRGADNWEELRPTPAQLLAFSDWLAKSGDVRTGDSFFSLTSQERQGLGLNLCGAAKLTCCVGPTGNMYPCAFLQTDRFKAGSLREQSFQEIWDSSEIYDSFRSLRIHSCEECNRFDQCHGGCPAVAWHLKNDINGGDPECLERCVTSIADANKAAQAA
- the mftB gene encoding mycofactocin biosynthesis chaperone MftB (MftB, a small protein, is a peptide chaperone that assists the radical SAM enzyme MftC in performing two modifications to the C-terminal Val-Tyr dipeptide of the mycofactocin precursor peptide, MftA. MftB's role is analogous to the role of PqqD in the biosynthesis of PQQ, a cofactor that derives entirely from a Tyr and a Glu in the precursor PqqA.) → MAAAGAGIRLHPACRVRQEGFGLLFYDSRGPRLLFAETGKLLPADFYGAVRNRDELPEGLTDNQKRALQKFVTQLLEKGFLREQ
- the mftA gene encoding variant-type mycofactocin precursor gives rise to the protein METEKQTNETCNEEPRILEEIQVEELAIDGICGVY
- a CDS encoding HD-GYP domain-containing protein, coding for MFDNLHRWLILRLAAVWLVLSVLIGGLVHYFGNARLDNHVVNMAETEAANYSAEFTTYLGFPSGQTLALLNRKIHDIFDRGNFIVVEFYDAGSNKIAEVVKPSAKAVETRLPKHTSDFARKGGVRRQKMMVGNETYLRVFVPINSRTGTKLGYMEGIYHAPEEIITQIKRQTLWSLILLVLVIFVTSLSLYPLIIRLNRKLIDYSHILAQANIGMLEVLGSAIAKRDSDTNIHNYRVTIYSVRLGEKLGLSNTAMQGLIKGAFLHDVGKIAITDSILLKSGKLTDEEFEIMKTHVRHGEDIVCSYDWLKDAVDVVRCHHEKFDGSGYLGGLTAEAIPLNARIFAVADVFDALTSRRPYKKPFSFDVSTGIIRESRGTHFDPAIADLFLEHAASFYEELCREDEGLLRGKLGACIRKYFG
- a CDS encoding bacteriohemerythrin → MSIEWNNNLATGVAEIDNQHKELFSRFDSLLSACNEGKGRDEVLRLLLFLDDYIKSHFAAEERLQLRHNYPGYDAHKAQHTRFTEDVDRLESQFRREGATLPLVIQTNQTLVAWLIQHISRIDMEFAAFLQKNGGAGS
- a CDS encoding HD-GYP domain-containing protein; amino-acid sequence: MLVKKKVHIQLSDLITCLSDVIDLVNPALFNHHQRVAYVAYSVAAQLGLPQKHRNELLLAGKLHDIGALSGQERMQTMQFEFHNPHSHAEMGWRLLSSFEPLAGVADIIRFHHVRSDDGDGRPRQGGGAPFGSHILHLADRVAVLLRTSGNILGQRKRICRQIEAQSGGMFMPEVVAAFLKLSQKEYFWLDLVNWKHVVPRNESI
- a CDS encoding cache domain-containing protein; this encodes MTRNVSMDELVKYEVQTAISMLEALHDKVLKKELSMEQAEKLGADLLRNLRYGDKNEGYFWADTPEGVNVVLYGRKDVEGKSRYEANIMGVDYVKEIIAKGLQPNGGFSDYWFTKMGGTELVPKRAYTLQFKPFGWIVGTGYYP
- a CDS encoding PAS domain-containing sensor histidine kinase yields the protein MKQFRENHAHQLELETKIEELRKFQEELEASRNKYALLYDFAPVGYFTFDREGVIQSVNLTGVRLLGVERNDLVGRRFGEFVADDEWFVFVNYLATVFCSQGKETCRLGLAQRDKQPLFVRIEAMVTESGEECLAVLVDITEKKLAERALSESEYNLAKAQSMTHVGSWSFDPTTSEVKASDELLRIMHLSRDEATQESFASVVHSEDRENVMWHLRLGVEHGKSYEIEHRLQFGEGSCRWVYSIVEPSVNSAGKVVRLYGTTQDITERKQAEVELRNKTNELQAIFDSISDGITVYDHDGLIQHHNLISPQLYPKEILPGKSCRDIFHPETPSMPQLCPVERALRGERVETSQVSVREGQKTLYFDITATPIKDALGEKNRALVFFRDISEKRLQEMHLIQTEKMSGIGVLATGIAHEINNPLTSIAGYAEGLLRRFRDEPALKDDCRLDVFPHYLEVIVRESYRCKGIIDHLLSFSRKSDGSAVEVDMNVVLLEILELLRHQQIYRQIEVVTHLSKDLHSVLGDPSGLRQVCMNLLINAHQSIKGTGLVELTTENLDDTTVSVRIRDTGCGIAQDKIDRIWDPFFTTKEVGKGIGLGLALTYNIIKRHGGEIQVESRPGEGTQFTVLLPASHKKGTVNK
- a CDS encoding VWA domain-containing protein codes for the protein MERIITRFVAALRESGIRVSPGESLDAVQALALAGMERRRLTRRLLRLTLVKNVNDIPVFNEVFNRFFSRFQSVDPDVDIPDLMDAAIIGMEGEFNYLDQLPGDDHDENGPLLKLDSDINPEDLAELKSLTEIDPDDTDGIEIVVQMKGYRGKSKAPRPSRRYTQNPLTIELNKSNSTNRGVTFTPEEQAAMQDVVSRMMLRLRKDMKRMKNNQNRGKLHVIKTIQKNYRHDMVPFQVALRRKRREKPRLVVLCDVSFSVSHASRFMLLLLHTLHNQMLDVRSFIFNREVAEITEMLANMPVNDLMETIDKGDIVDLDENSSFGQVFLNFKKRYLENLRGRPAFIILGDARNNYDEANDWVLDEIREKARYMLWLTPEDRDTWSRGDCLMDIYGAYCDKVEVVKTVEDLSMVVENLLRDIYADRADPIDKKRLQEAKAAETYDSKDYYKRGTSGGSQPSFDPGGRSHW